From a single Wenzhouxiangella sp. XN24 genomic region:
- the pilV gene encoding type IV pilus modification protein PilV — MNDGRGSFSAMACRGARRQGGFTMIEVLVAVLVLSIGLIGLASLQGVSLQFNNSAYLRSQATNLAYDMADRVRANREAALVAGAYNITAGAAIPAAGTLPETDLNEWRTALQDSLPSGTGEVLVAGRNLTVVVCWDDTRGEGVAGAPAECTADGLNLMGFRFETQL; from the coding sequence ATGAACGACGGACGCGGATCTTTCTCTGCGATGGCCTGCCGCGGCGCCAGGCGGCAGGGCGGCTTCACCATGATCGAGGTGCTGGTCGCCGTGCTCGTGCTGTCAATCGGCCTGATCGGGCTCGCCAGCCTGCAGGGTGTTTCGCTGCAGTTCAACAACAGCGCGTACCTGCGTTCCCAGGCGACCAACCTGGCTTATGACATGGCGGACCGGGTGCGCGCCAACCGGGAAGCCGCCTTGGTGGCCGGCGCCTACAACATCACTGCAGGCGCGGCGATCCCGGCGGCCGGCACGCTGCCGGAGACCGACCTGAATGAATGGCGTACGGCGCTGCAGGACAGCCTGCCGTCGGGCACGGGAGAAGTCCTCGTCGCCGGACGCAACCTGACCGTCGTGGTGTGCTGGGACGATACGCGCGGCGAGGGCGTCGCGGGCGCCCCGGCCGAATGCACCGCGGACGGGCTAAACCTCATGGGCTTCCGCTTCGAGACGCAGCTGTGA
- a CDS encoding PIN domain-containing protein: protein MFITTVTQAEILHGVLLLPRSRRDAIEAAAEAMFEEDFAGRILPFSSLAAPTYAEIAVARRQSGRPISQFDAQIAAIARSMGAGVATRNVADFAGCGIKVIDPWQS, encoded by the coding sequence CTGTTTATCACGACCGTGACGCAGGCGGAGATTTTGCACGGCGTGCTGCTGCTTCCCCGAAGTCGTAGAGATGCTATCGAAGCCGCGGCCGAGGCCATGTTCGAAGAGGACTTCGCCGGGAGAATTCTCCCGTTCAGCAGTCTCGCGGCGCCTACTTATGCTGAAATCGCGGTAGCGCGCCGCCAGTCGGGTCGACCCATTTCTCAATTCGACGCACAAATCGCTGCGATTGCAAGGTCGATGGGGGCCGGTGTAGCGACCCGGAACGTGGCCGATTTCGCGGGATGCGGTATCAAGGTGATCGACCCGTGGCAATCATGA
- a CDS encoding type IV pilin protein translates to MSKSFESSAAESRAGGGVAVPHPRSRPELGFTLIEVMIVVVIIGILATIAYPAYTEQVRQARRADATSGLLNVAQQLERCFTQFNAYNNAACNVPATSPEGHYDIAANFPAANQFTLVATPAAGSPQASDARCTSFTLTQAGVQTAEGTLGNDCWRR, encoded by the coding sequence GTGTCCAAGTCATTCGAATCGTCTGCGGCTGAGTCGCGGGCCGGTGGCGGCGTCGCCGTGCCCCACCCGCGATCCAGGCCGGAACTCGGCTTCACGCTCATCGAGGTGATGATCGTGGTGGTGATCATCGGCATCCTCGCAACGATCGCCTATCCCGCCTACACCGAGCAGGTCCGCCAGGCGCGGCGTGCCGACGCCACCAGCGGCCTGTTGAACGTGGCGCAGCAGCTGGAACGCTGCTTCACGCAGTTCAATGCCTATAACAATGCGGCATGTAACGTTCCGGCGACCTCGCCGGAAGGCCATTACGACATCGCCGCCAACTTCCCCGCGGCCAACCAGTTCACCCTGGTCGCGACCCCTGCGGCCGGCAGCCCGCAGGCATCGGACGCGCGCTGCACGTCGTTCACGCTCACGCAGGCCGGGGTGCAGACCGCGGAAGGTACGCTTGGGAACGACTGCTGGCGGCGTTGA
- a CDS encoding GspH/FimT family pseudopilin, with the protein MKRVRGFTLIELMITLLLAAIILSLGVPGFRDIVLNNRAATQSNELVTALNLARSEAVKRGARVSMCPSTDQASCTGGTQWEDGWIVFLDSGGAGAPVVDGAPIRAWRGLAGNATLTGPANVRFQPLGDVMAAGGFQHRMPNCGEDQGRDVAVNMAGRALVTRVDCL; encoded by the coding sequence ATGAAACGAGTCCGCGGATTTACCCTGATCGAACTGATGATCACGCTGTTGCTGGCGGCGATCATATTGTCGCTGGGCGTACCCGGCTTTCGCGATATCGTGCTCAACAATCGCGCCGCGACCCAGTCGAACGAACTCGTCACCGCGCTGAACCTGGCGCGCAGCGAGGCGGTCAAGCGTGGCGCGCGAGTTTCGATGTGCCCATCGACCGACCAGGCGAGCTGCACCGGCGGCACGCAATGGGAAGATGGCTGGATCGTGTTCCTCGACTCGGGCGGGGCGGGCGCACCCGTGGTGGACGGAGCGCCGATCCGGGCCTGGCGCGGGCTGGCGGGCAACGCGACCCTGACCGGCCCCGCGAACGTAAGGTTCCAGCCCCTGGGTGACGTGATGGCGGCAGGGGGTTTCCAACACCGGATGCCGAACTGCGGCGAAGACCAGGGACGCGATGTGGCCGTCAACATGGCGGGTCGCGCCCTCGTGACGAGAGTGGATTGCCTATGA
- a CDS encoding secondary thiamine-phosphate synthase enzyme YjbQ, whose protein sequence is MAYQSSLEIATQGRGTVEVTAEVAACLRSSGVATGLLHVFIHHTSASLLITENADPAVRRDLERVLSRLAPDGDPAFEHDDEGPDDMPAHVRTMLTATSLSIPVTAGRLGLGTWQGIYVWEHRHAPHRRRLTVTVIGD, encoded by the coding sequence TTGGCTTACCAGTCCAGTCTAGAGATCGCCACCCAAGGCCGCGGCACTGTCGAAGTGACCGCTGAGGTCGCCGCCTGCCTGCGTTCCTCGGGCGTCGCGACCGGCCTTTTGCACGTGTTCATTCATCATACCAGCGCGTCGCTGCTGATCACCGAGAACGCCGATCCGGCCGTTCGGCGCGACCTGGAGCGCGTCCTGTCACGCCTGGCACCCGACGGCGACCCGGCCTTCGAACACGACGACGAGGGTCCGGACGACATGCCGGCCCACGTGCGCACCATGTTGACCGCGACGAGCCTGTCGATTCCCGTGACGGCGGGCCGCCTCGGACTGGGCACCTGGCAGGGCATTTATGTCTGGGAACATCGCCACGCGCCGCATCGCCGGCGCCTCACGGTGACGGTCATCGGCGACTGA
- a CDS encoding plasmid stabilization protein yields the protein MASITIRNLDDETKERLRVRAAHRRRSMEEEARNILREALDAEPTLPRNLAAAVHDRFAALGGVDLEFPVRELVREPPQPNP from the coding sequence ATGGCGAGCATCACGATTCGCAATCTTGATGATGAGACGAAAGAACGACTCCGAGTCCGGGCCGCTCATCGGCGGCGATCGATGGAGGAGGAGGCGCGGAATATCCTGCGAGAAGCGCTGGATGCAGAGCCGACATTGCCACGCAATTTGGCTGCAGCGGTACACGATCGTTTTGCGGCGCTGGGCGGCGTTGACCTGGAATTTCCGGTGCGTGAACTGGTGCGAGAACCACCGCAGCCGAACCCGTGA
- a CDS encoding Bax inhibitor-1/YccA family protein produces the protein MQPVRSAYPGVAGTVHAGVEDTSKVLKNTYLLLAATLWFSAAAAGVAMVTGMPPLNPFIVLAGYFGLLFATMKTRNSAMGLLFVFALTGFMGLTLGPIISLYLTMLPNGNEVVMTALGTTGAVFVGLSAYAIKSKRDFSFMGGFLLVGILGAFILGIVALLFNMPTLSLAVSGMFVLAMGGLILYQTSEIVRGGETNYIMATVTLYVSIYNLFTSLLHLLGVFGGDE, from the coding sequence ATGCAACCAGTCCGTTCAGCCTATCCCGGCGTCGCCGGCACCGTCCATGCGGGTGTCGAGGACACCAGCAAGGTTCTGAAGAACACCTACCTGCTGCTGGCCGCCACGCTGTGGTTCAGCGCTGCCGCAGCCGGGGTCGCGATGGTCACCGGCATGCCGCCGCTCAATCCCTTCATCGTCCTGGCGGGCTACTTCGGCCTGTTGTTCGCGACCATGAAAACCCGCAACAGCGCCATGGGCCTGTTGTTCGTGTTCGCCCTCACGGGGTTCATGGGCCTCACCCTCGGGCCGATCATCAGCCTGTACCTGACCATGCTGCCCAATGGCAACGAGGTGGTGATGACCGCCCTGGGCACCACGGGCGCGGTGTTCGTCGGGCTGTCCGCCTACGCCATCAAGAGCAAGCGGGACTTCAGCTTCATGGGAGGCTTCCTCCTCGTGGGCATTCTCGGCGCCTTCATCCTCGGCATCGTCGCGCTGCTGTTCAACATGCCGACGCTCTCCCTGGCCGTGTCCGGGATGTTCGTGCTGGCCATGGGCGGACTGATCCTCTACCAGACCAGCGAGATCGTGCGCGGCGGCGAGACGAACTACATCATGGCCACGGTCACGTTGTACGTGAGCATCTACAACCTGTTCACGAGCCTGCTGCACCTGCTCGGGGTATTCGGCGGCGACGAGTAA
- a CDS encoding NUDIX hydrolase, translating to MHGFKRKELKHAPAARPDGSPLAETPWRRDTRLERFANPFFCIFEDQAWNRRADRHFDYGIVSFRNRAVGILPLEPDGRVWLVGQHRYATGEFSWELPMGGVPPEMTLLDGAKKELKEETGLSADYWEPLLPLVHLSNSVTDEAGAVFLARDLHEGAMAPEASEELWVITTPLEDAVAAALDGRITDSLTVAGLLAMAARTRDASAAGG from the coding sequence ATGCACGGCTTTAAACGCAAGGAACTCAAGCACGCGCCCGCTGCGCGGCCCGACGGGTCTCCGCTGGCCGAGACGCCGTGGCGCCGCGACACGCGTCTCGAACGTTTCGCGAACCCGTTCTTCTGCATCTTCGAGGACCAGGCCTGGAATCGTCGCGCCGACCGGCATTTCGACTACGGCATCGTGTCGTTTCGCAACCGCGCGGTGGGCATCCTGCCGCTCGAACCTGACGGCCGGGTCTGGCTGGTGGGACAACACCGCTATGCGACCGGCGAGTTCTCCTGGGAACTGCCGATGGGCGGCGTGCCGCCGGAAATGACGCTGCTGGATGGCGCGAAGAAGGAACTCAAGGAAGAAACGGGACTGTCCGCGGATTACTGGGAACCGCTATTGCCGCTGGTGCACCTGTCGAACTCCGTGACAGACGAAGCGGGGGCGGTGTTCCTCGCGCGTGACCTGCACGAAGGCGCCATGGCGCCCGAAGCCAGCGAGGAGTTGTGGGTCATCACCACGCCGCTGGAGGACGCCGTCGCCGCCGCGCTCGACGGCCGGATCACCGACTCGTTGACCGTAGCAGGGCTGCTGGCGATGGCGGCGCGAACGCGCGATGCCTCCGCGGCAGGCGGCTGA
- a CDS encoding PilW family protein, producing the protein MMAMNPFGTTRRQGGLTLVEILVALVVSLILIAGVIQIFVGTQQTYRFQDALARVQENGRYAIEVISRDARIAGYAGCTSLISVTPRVIAPVAVAYSVDNYINDVPAAGPALGAVAGTDVLTLRMLSPNATRVAVDMGSAADVVSLDANPDGLALNDIVGIADCNNVDLFRVNGVGAGPALTPHAPLTKAYLEGTVVSRFREVSYYIRAGASGDPALWRREFGAAVLDQELVDGVEDLWIRYGVDLDNNGAPDAYVDAAAVADWNLVRSLRISLLLVSNEDNVTGGPQPVNFRGVAVAVGDNRYRQVLTTTVGLRNRLP; encoded by the coding sequence ATGATGGCGATGAACCCCTTTGGTACGACGCGCCGCCAGGGCGGCCTGACGCTGGTGGAGATCCTGGTCGCACTGGTGGTCAGCCTGATCCTCATCGCCGGGGTGATCCAGATCTTCGTCGGCACGCAGCAGACCTATCGTTTCCAGGATGCGCTGGCGCGCGTGCAGGAAAACGGCCGCTATGCCATCGAGGTGATCAGCCGCGACGCGCGGATCGCGGGCTACGCGGGTTGCACCAGCCTGATCAGCGTGACGCCGCGCGTGATCGCACCGGTGGCCGTCGCCTATTCCGTAGACAATTACATCAATGACGTGCCGGCGGCCGGCCCGGCCCTCGGCGCGGTCGCAGGCACCGATGTTCTGACGTTGCGGATGCTCTCGCCAAATGCGACACGGGTCGCCGTGGACATGGGCAGCGCCGCCGACGTGGTCAGCCTGGATGCGAATCCCGACGGCCTTGCGCTGAACGACATCGTGGGCATCGCCGATTGCAATAACGTCGACCTGTTCCGCGTCAATGGCGTCGGTGCGGGGCCTGCGTTGACGCCGCATGCACCGCTCACCAAGGCCTATCTCGAGGGAACGGTCGTCAGCCGTTTCCGCGAGGTGTCCTATTACATCCGTGCTGGCGCCAGTGGCGACCCGGCGCTCTGGCGCCGCGAATTCGGGGCCGCCGTGCTGGACCAGGAACTGGTCGACGGCGTCGAGGACCTGTGGATCCGCTATGGCGTGGATCTCGACAACAACGGCGCGCCGGACGCCTACGTCGATGCTGCGGCGGTGGCCGACTGGAACCTGGTGCGCAGCCTGCGGATCAGCCTGCTGCTGGTCAGCAACGAGGACAACGTGACGGGCGGTCCGCAGCCGGTCAACTTCCGTGGTGTGGCCGTGGCGGTGGGCGACAACCGCTATCGGCAGGTGCTGACGACCACCGTCGGGCTCCGCAACCGGCTTCCCTGA
- a CDS encoding phosphoglycerate mutase family protein, with the protein MRRRPLYTPLAMAIVSGLGLVVLLAWLFASWGTTTVVLVRHAEHVSAPDDPGLTAQGQAHAARLAEMLERTGIDAIYVSEARRTRETAMPVARAAGVEPREIPADEISRLVRRLKWRHRGEVVLVVGHSNTVPAVADRLGVKIGVVEAEDYSGLWVISYSRLRGTRLLTLRY; encoded by the coding sequence TTGCGTCGAAGGCCGCTTTACACGCCGCTGGCCATGGCGATCGTTTCCGGTCTCGGGCTGGTGGTCTTGCTCGCCTGGCTCTTCGCTTCGTGGGGCACGACCACGGTGGTTCTCGTGCGCCATGCGGAACACGTGTCTGCACCCGATGATCCCGGCCTGACGGCGCAGGGGCAGGCACACGCCGCTCGCCTGGCCGAGATGCTGGAGCGCACGGGCATCGATGCCATCTATGTCAGCGAGGCACGCCGGACCCGGGAGACGGCAATGCCCGTGGCCCGGGCCGCGGGCGTGGAGCCCAGGGAGATCCCGGCCGACGAAATCTCCCGGCTGGTTCGGCGCCTGAAGTGGCGGCATCGGGGGGAGGTCGTCCTCGTGGTCGGGCACAGCAACACCGTGCCAGCTGTCGCCGACAGGCTGGGCGTGAAGATCGGCGTCGTGGAAGCCGAGGATTATTCGGGCCTGTGGGTGATCAGCTATTCACGGCTGCGCGGCACGCGCCTGCTGACCCTGCGCTACTAA
- a CDS encoding PilC/PilY family type IV pilus protein — MSLSNPIRSMKRRAQHFGAAFMFSLLTFSSAHAVPVADSPLFVLPPVPPALLLAVDDSGSMDGEILMRANDGAAWWHTGDESFTGRNQSDAVEAGVINFNIGGGANRTWKKFTYLFPNGTGITDGRRQYADNNNDHYAVPPIGQFAYVRSPEYNFSYFDPATTYDPWPDLGSYTFANQDPTNAQTDPVRGTARFNLTVDRRERANNHVFRGFDGMVIPAGTVMWNGVDWVPTPADETIAAGDDDSGGIGLPISYFPATFFLPESTPLPAGYGYDPARMPGGADVVIDGQGPDGTPLVRYEIRPHHFVTPEAYDAAIQNFANWFTYYRKRHLASRGAIGVAFQDLNAFRVGSYRINNRINVPMRDLSVGSERDAFFNEVYFDYLGTGGTPNKQAVNHMRGQFARTGTSAPILESCQLNFGVLFTDGYSNPWNPGVGNRDGIMGSPFADGVSNTMADIAAALYLDNPRPDLPTGEVPLAAACSGDDPHPSLDCNPDLHVNLYAVTLGAPGTVFRIDEAATEDPYANPPTWPTSFPQRNPTNVDDLWHATLNGRGVMLDVNVPAQLGVRFAEILAAIGARLDTSATSAATSSAVLQTDTLLYTAGFRSGDWSGRLDARNVKDDGTLGGFAWDAEERLVLKGHAARNIVTVKDSTGEGVPFLFSNLSATQQDALSHDTGNVNDGLGSARVDWLRGKESTTFRDRSNSGSPRLLGDIVNSNPKFEAGVLYVGANDGMLHAFDAETGDELFAYVPSELLAPEPGNDFSPLVRLTDPNYTHRYYVDGTVTVADLSIYGIDQTVLVGGMGAGGRTVFALDVTEPGSFDAGDIMWEFTHPELGENVGPPAIVRMKDGTLAAVFGNGYNGASDRAMLFIVNLETGSLIQVIDTPHAGPNGLAAPAVTDWPASNLVANRIYAGDLEGNLWRFDVSGEPSTWATSVTSIFTATDAGGIRQPITTSPVVALNPANSAEVVVSFGTGSYFRTTDQGMTQVQSLYGVLDTVSGVSGVTRTQLLEQTIDSQSVETFGGEVVNVRVVSENPIDPLVHKGWRLDLDQEAGERVITDATFPTGPLQRRVRFSTLIPDENPCGSGRRGFLIDVDLITGGRTDFSVFDLNRDGLYDGDDMTTDGPVSGVEWGQGERPTVLTPADSSGDPPEFLYTGEGEFIKGLGEEGLGGRQSWQQLR; from the coding sequence ATGAGTCTGTCGAACCCGATCCGTTCAATGAAACGACGCGCGCAGCATTTCGGCGCGGCCTTCATGTTCTCGTTGCTCACTTTCAGCTCGGCCCACGCGGTACCCGTAGCCGACTCGCCGTTGTTCGTGCTGCCGCCGGTGCCGCCGGCGCTGTTGCTGGCGGTCGATGACTCGGGTTCGATGGACGGCGAGATCCTGATGCGCGCCAACGACGGTGCGGCCTGGTGGCATACCGGCGACGAGTCCTTCACGGGTCGTAACCAGAGCGACGCAGTGGAAGCCGGGGTCATTAATTTCAATATCGGCGGTGGCGCCAACCGGACCTGGAAAAAGTTCACCTACCTGTTCCCCAACGGCACTGGAATCACCGACGGGCGGCGTCAGTACGCCGACAATAACAATGACCATTACGCCGTGCCGCCGATTGGCCAGTTCGCCTATGTCCGTTCCCCCGAATACAACTTCTCCTATTTCGATCCGGCCACGACGTATGATCCGTGGCCCGATCTCGGCAGCTACACCTTCGCGAACCAGGATCCGACCAACGCGCAGACCGACCCGGTCCGTGGCACCGCAAGGTTCAACCTGACGGTCGATCGCCGTGAGCGAGCCAACAATCATGTATTCCGCGGTTTCGACGGCATGGTGATCCCGGCCGGCACGGTGATGTGGAATGGAGTCGACTGGGTGCCCACGCCTGCGGACGAGACGATTGCGGCTGGGGACGATGACAGCGGCGGCATCGGCCTGCCGATCAGCTATTTCCCCGCCACTTTTTTCCTGCCCGAGTCAACGCCGTTGCCCGCGGGTTACGGCTACGATCCGGCCCGCATGCCGGGCGGCGCCGATGTCGTCATCGATGGTCAGGGACCGGACGGCACGCCGCTGGTGCGTTATGAAATCCGGCCCCACCACTTCGTGACGCCGGAGGCCTACGATGCGGCCATCCAGAACTTTGCCAACTGGTTCACCTACTACCGCAAGCGCCACCTGGCCTCGCGCGGCGCCATCGGCGTGGCTTTCCAGGACTTGAATGCTTTTCGCGTCGGCTCATACCGGATCAACAACCGGATTAACGTGCCGATGCGTGACCTGTCGGTCGGAAGCGAGCGGGACGCGTTTTTCAACGAGGTCTATTTCGACTATCTCGGCACCGGCGGCACCCCGAACAAGCAGGCGGTGAACCACATGCGCGGCCAGTTCGCGCGCACCGGTACCAGCGCCCCCATCCTCGAGTCCTGCCAGCTGAATTTCGGCGTACTCTTCACCGACGGTTATTCGAATCCGTGGAACCCGGGCGTCGGCAATCGCGACGGCATCATGGGCTCGCCATTCGCGGACGGGGTGTCGAACACCATGGCCGACATCGCGGCGGCCCTGTACCTCGACAACCCGCGGCCCGACCTGCCGACGGGAGAGGTGCCCCTGGCGGCGGCCTGCAGCGGCGACGATCCGCATCCCTCGCTGGACTGCAACCCGGACCTGCATGTCAACCTGTATGCCGTGACGCTCGGTGCGCCGGGCACGGTGTTCAGGATCGACGAGGCGGCCACGGAAGATCCCTACGCGAATCCGCCGACCTGGCCCACCAGTTTCCCGCAGCGCAATCCCACCAACGTGGACGACCTGTGGCACGCCACGTTGAACGGTCGCGGCGTGATGCTGGACGTCAACGTCCCGGCCCAGCTCGGGGTGCGCTTTGCGGAGATTCTTGCGGCGATCGGCGCGCGTCTCGACACGAGCGCGACCTCTGCGGCCACCAGCTCCGCAGTGCTGCAGACGGACACGTTGCTGTACACGGCCGGTTTCCGCAGCGGCGACTGGTCGGGACGGCTCGACGCGCGCAACGTCAAGGACGACGGCACGCTCGGCGGGTTCGCCTGGGACGCTGAGGAACGGCTGGTGCTCAAGGGACACGCCGCACGCAATATCGTCACCGTGAAGGATTCGACGGGCGAAGGGGTGCCCTTCCTCTTCTCTAATCTCAGCGCGACTCAGCAGGACGCCTTGAGCCACGACACGGGCAACGTCAACGACGGGCTCGGCAGTGCCCGCGTGGACTGGCTGCGCGGCAAGGAATCCACGACGTTCCGCGATCGCTCAAACTCCGGCTCGCCGAGGTTGCTGGGTGATATCGTCAATTCGAACCCGAAATTCGAGGCCGGTGTGCTTTACGTCGGCGCCAACGACGGGATGCTGCACGCGTTCGATGCGGAAACAGGAGACGAGTTGTTCGCCTACGTGCCCAGCGAGCTCCTCGCGCCGGAACCCGGCAACGATTTCTCGCCGCTCGTACGTCTGACGGACCCCAATTACACCCACCGCTACTACGTCGATGGCACGGTGACGGTCGCCGACCTGTCGATCTACGGCATCGACCAGACCGTGCTCGTCGGCGGGATGGGGGCCGGGGGGCGGACGGTGTTTGCGCTCGACGTGACGGAGCCGGGAAGCTTCGACGCGGGCGACATCATGTGGGAGTTCACGCACCCCGAGCTCGGCGAGAACGTCGGTCCGCCGGCGATCGTCAGGATGAAAGACGGCACCCTCGCCGCGGTGTTCGGTAACGGCTACAACGGGGCCAGCGATCGCGCGATGTTGTTCATCGTCAACCTGGAGACTGGCAGCCTGATCCAGGTGATCGACACGCCGCATGCCGGGCCCAATGGCCTCGCGGCCCCCGCGGTCACGGACTGGCCGGCGAGCAATCTCGTCGCCAACCGGATCTACGCGGGTGATCTCGAGGGCAACCTCTGGCGTTTCGACGTCTCCGGCGAGCCGTCCACCTGGGCCACGAGTGTCACGTCGATCTTCACGGCGACAGACGCCGGCGGGATCCGCCAGCCGATCACGACGAGCCCGGTGGTGGCCCTCAATCCGGCCAACAGCGCCGAGGTCGTCGTGTCTTTCGGTACGGGGAGCTATTTCCGGACGACGGACCAGGGCATGACCCAGGTGCAGAGCCTGTACGGCGTGCTCGATACCGTCAGCGGCGTCTCGGGCGTCACCCGCACGCAGCTCCTGGAGCAGACCATCGATTCCCAGTCCGTCGAGACCTTCGGCGGCGAGGTGGTGAATGTCCGGGTGGTCTCCGAAAACCCGATCGATCCGCTGGTCCACAAGGGCTGGCGGCTGGATCTCGACCAGGAGGCCGGCGAGCGCGTCATCACCGATGCCACGTTCCCGACCGGCCCGCTGCAGCGGCGGGTGCGTTTCAGCACGCTGATCCCCGACGAGAACCCCTGTGGTTCCGGCCGGCGCGGCTTCCTGATCGACGTGGACCTGATCACCGGCGGGCGCACCGACTTCAGCGTCTTCGATCTGAATCGTGACGGGCTCTACGACGGCGACGACATGACGACCGACGGACCCGTGTCAGGTGTCGAGTGGGGCCAGGGCGAGCGCCCGACCGTGCTGACACCTGCGGACAGTTCGGGCGATCCGCCGGAGTTCCTCTACACGGGTGAGGGCGAATTCATCAAGGGTCTCGGCGAGGAAGGCCTCGGCGGACGCCAGTCATGGCAGCAGCTGCGATGA
- a CDS encoding PilX N-terminal domain-containing pilus assembly protein produces MTCNSQVFATRRSQRGSALAIALIFLLLMTLLGVSAMQGSNMQERMAGNLRDRNMAFQSAEAALRAGETWLLTLGNQVIADGNTLLPDPLAWDGTVATGGLPTGTVAGLDGQLASEPEFYVGPPSLRRVGIQLPPDFRRIYPVTARGAGGSDGAIVVLQSTFEPPQ; encoded by the coding sequence ATGACATGCAACAGCCAAGTTTTCGCGACCCGGCGCAGCCAGCGCGGCTCCGCGTTGGCGATCGCACTCATTTTCCTGCTGCTGATGACGCTGCTCGGCGTCTCGGCCATGCAGGGCAGCAACATGCAGGAACGCATGGCGGGCAACCTGCGTGACCGGAACATGGCGTTCCAGTCGGCGGAGGCGGCGCTGCGCGCCGGCGAAACATGGCTGTTGACGCTCGGCAACCAGGTCATCGCCGATGGCAATACGCTGTTGCCGGATCCGCTTGCGTGGGATGGCACCGTCGCTACCGGGGGGCTGCCGACCGGGACCGTCGCGGGACTGGACGGCCAGCTAGCGTCGGAACCCGAGTTCTATGTGGGGCCGCCGAGCCTGCGACGCGTGGGGATCCAGCTGCCACCGGATTTCCGCCGCATCTATCCCGTGACCGCGCGGGGCGCGGGCGGCAGTGACGGCGCGATCGTCGTGCTGCAATCCACCTTCGAGCCGCCGCAATGA
- a CDS encoding peroxiredoxin, whose protein sequence is MLTPGERAPDFTLPDQDGQPVTLSQLLAEGPLVLYFYPADFTPGCTKEACTIRDMHDEIASAGMRVVGIAPQDAASHARFREKHALPFTLLSDADKRAIRAYGVDGPLGVGVRRATFLIGADGEILDAVRADLRIGRHEAFIREAIAAGPAGGCD, encoded by the coding sequence ATGCTCACACCCGGCGAACGCGCCCCCGATTTCACCCTCCCCGACCAGGACGGCCAGCCGGTCACGCTCAGCCAGTTGCTGGCCGAAGGCCCGCTCGTGCTCTATTTCTACCCGGCGGATTTCACGCCCGGGTGTACGAAGGAAGCCTGCACCATCCGCGACATGCACGACGAGATCGCCTCGGCCGGCATGCGGGTGGTGGGCATTGCCCCGCAGGACGCGGCGAGCCACGCCCGCTTCAGGGAGAAGCACGCCCTGCCCTTCACGCTGTTGTCCGACGCCGACAAGCGCGCGATCCGTGCTTACGGCGTGGACGGGCCGCTCGGCGTCGGCGTGCGCCGCGCGACATTCCTGATCGGCGCCGACGGAGAAATCCTGGACGCCGTCAGAGCCGACCTGCGCATCGGGCGTCACGAGGCTTTCATCCGTGAGGCCATTGCTGCGGGGCCCGCGGGCGGCTGCGACTGA
- the hemG gene encoding menaquinone-dependent protoporphyrinogen IX dehydrogenase produces MKSVLLLYMSQGGHTARICRRICESIAASGGRGEMMDITEATREGVSWDDYDVLVLGAPVFYGTYDKSVFEFITAYRDKLETKPNAFFNVSVVARTPEKSTVEGNRYMQKFLELSPWKPGDLKVFAGKVDYPSWGWLDTLAIQMIMKYTKGPTDRTAVIDFTDWDDVSAYGRHLLTLAG; encoded by the coding sequence ATGAAATCCGTACTGCTGCTCTACATGAGCCAGGGCGGCCACACGGCCCGTATCTGTCGCAGGATCTGCGAGAGCATCGCGGCCAGCGGCGGCCGCGGCGAAATGATGGATATCACGGAAGCGACGCGCGAAGGGGTCTCGTGGGACGACTACGACGTGCTGGTGCTCGGCGCACCGGTGTTCTACGGCACCTACGACAAGTCCGTGTTCGAATTCATCACCGCCTACCGGGACAAGCTGGAAACGAAACCCAACGCCTTCTTCAACGTGTCCGTGGTTGCGCGCACGCCCGAAAAGTCCACGGTCGAGGGCAACCGCTACATGCAGAAATTCCTCGAGCTCTCGCCCTGGAAGCCGGGCGACCTCAAGGTGTTCGCCGGCAAGGTGGATTATCCGTCATGGGGCTGGCTGGACACGCTGGCGATCCAGATGATCATGAAATACACCAAGGGCCCGACCGATCGCACGGCCGTGATCGACTTCACCGACTGGGATGACGTCTCGGCTTACGGCCGGCACCTGCTGACGCTGGCCGGTTAG